One genomic window of Nitrosomonas sp. Is35 includes the following:
- the dnaA gene encoding chromosomal replication initiator protein DnaA codes for MNTFWLSCLDHFRKELNAQQFNTWIKPLQIDPELNSDDEVVLIAPNRFVSQWVKDNFIGHIENMALMYFDKKIQFHLKLAEQNDAKTVIVKAAPVEAPQEPPAEPKAAYQPGRKNPSGLNPNFTFDNFVTGKANQLARAGAIQVAESPGIAYNPLFIYGGVGLGKTHLIQAIGNYVQKNDKNAKIRYVHAEKYVSDVVSAYQHKAFDKFKLYYHSLDLLLVDDVQFFGGKNRTQEEFFYAFNALIETHKQVIITCDTYPKEITGLEERLVSRFGWGLTVAVEPPELEMRVAILLKKAEQEKIRLGENVAFFIAKHIRSNVRELEGALKRVLAFSRFIGQEITLDLAKEALKDLLAVQSRQISIENIQKTVADYYKIKVSEMYSKKRSRIVARPRQMAMAIAKELTSLSLPDIGEAFGGRDHTTVLHGYRKINELRISDPVVNRDFNALILILRG; via the coding sequence CTGAACACTTTCTGGTTATCCTGCCTTGATCATTTTAGAAAAGAACTCAACGCACAGCAATTTAACACCTGGATCAAACCCTTACAGATTGATCCGGAACTGAATAGCGACGATGAGGTTGTGTTGATTGCACCTAACCGTTTCGTGTCGCAATGGGTTAAAGATAATTTCATCGGGCACATTGAAAACATGGCGCTGATGTACTTCGACAAGAAAATCCAGTTTCACCTGAAACTGGCCGAGCAAAACGATGCAAAAACCGTGATAGTCAAAGCCGCGCCGGTGGAAGCACCACAGGAGCCGCCAGCGGAACCCAAGGCCGCATACCAGCCCGGCAGGAAAAATCCCAGCGGTCTGAATCCTAATTTCACCTTCGATAATTTCGTCACCGGCAAAGCCAATCAACTCGCGCGCGCCGGTGCGATCCAGGTGGCGGAATCGCCCGGCATCGCGTACAACCCGCTGTTCATCTACGGCGGCGTGGGGCTGGGAAAAACGCACTTGATTCAAGCCATCGGCAATTACGTGCAGAAAAACGACAAAAACGCCAAGATCCGCTATGTGCATGCGGAAAAATACGTGTCCGATGTCGTCAGCGCTTACCAGCACAAAGCGTTCGACAAGTTCAAGCTGTACTACCATTCGCTCGATCTGTTGCTGGTGGACGATGTGCAGTTCTTTGGAGGGAAGAACCGCACGCAGGAAGAGTTTTTCTATGCGTTCAACGCGCTGATTGAAACGCATAAACAAGTGATTATCACGTGCGATACTTATCCGAAAGAAATTACCGGACTGGAAGAACGTCTGGTATCGCGTTTTGGCTGGGGATTGACGGTAGCGGTCGAGCCGCCGGAACTGGAAATGCGCGTGGCGATTTTGCTAAAGAAAGCCGAGCAGGAAAAAATCCGTCTGGGCGAAAATGTCGCGTTTTTCATTGCCAAGCATATCCGCTCCAATGTGCGTGAGCTGGAAGGCGCATTGAAACGCGTGCTGGCTTTCTCGCGCTTCATCGGTCAGGAAATCACCTTGGATCTGGCGAAGGAGGCATTAAAGGACTTGCTTGCCGTGCAAAGCCGGCAAATCTCGATCGAGAACATCCAGAAAACCGTCGCCGATTACTACAAAATAAAAGTATCGGAAATGTATTCCAAGAAGCGCTCGCGTATCGTCGCACGGCCACGGCAAATGGCAATGGCCATCGCCAAGGAACTGACTTCATTGAGTTTGCCGGATATCGGCGAGGCGTTCGGCGGCCGGGATCATACCACCGTGCTGCATGGCTACCGCAAAATTAACGAATTGCGCATTTCCGATCCGGTGGTGAACCGCGATTTCAACGCGCTGATACTCATTTTGAGAGGTTGA